The following are encoded together in the Streptomyces sp. NBC_01465 genome:
- a CDS encoding lyase family protein, with protein MTSAEETADVGLLSPVSAGTRVEAATGDAAYLQAMVDAEVALLRARGLAADGVDAGDLDVRALALKARAGGNPVIPLVEELRVRLGPETHRGATSQDILDTATMLVARESVALIVEDLQRAAKALEGLAREHRNTPMPARTLTQHAVPTTFGLKAAGWRSLVLDARDRLQRLAYPAQLGGAAGTLAALSTLLHLPPTCGQSFRRAERVGTATTLTAESTPVTGSGAEPQFREGVGPGPQPAAGAPPTPYTPLTLVNAYADNLNLTPPPLPWHTLRTPITDLATTLAFTTTALGKLAADVLTLTRTEVAELSEGEGGTSSAMPHKQNPVHATLITSAARQAPHLAATLLTALLAEDERPPGAWHAEWHPLRTLLRLTAGAAEHAAALTATLRVDPARMRANLDLTGGLIISERLTATLGRARTEELIAESTAKNIPLKDLIPDKTLTDPAQYTGAAAELVDRALERQ; from the coding sequence TTGACTTCCGCTGAGGAGACGGCAGATGTGGGCCTGCTGTCGCCGGTGAGCGCGGGGACGCGGGTGGAGGCGGCGACGGGGGACGCGGCGTATCTGCAGGCGATGGTGGATGCGGAGGTGGCGCTGCTGAGGGCGCGGGGTTTGGCGGCGGACGGGGTGGACGCGGGGGATCTGGACGTACGGGCTCTGGCGTTGAAGGCGCGGGCGGGAGGGAACCCGGTGATCCCGCTGGTGGAGGAGTTGCGCGTACGACTGGGCCCGGAGACGCACAGGGGCGCGACGAGCCAGGACATCCTGGACACGGCGACGATGCTGGTGGCGCGGGAGTCGGTGGCGCTGATCGTGGAGGACCTGCAACGGGCGGCGAAGGCGCTGGAGGGCCTGGCGAGGGAGCACAGGAACACCCCGATGCCGGCCCGCACGCTGACGCAGCACGCGGTGCCGACGACGTTCGGCCTGAAGGCGGCGGGCTGGAGGTCTTTGGTGCTGGACGCCAGAGACCGCCTGCAGAGACTGGCGTACCCGGCCCAACTTGGCGGCGCAGCAGGCACCTTGGCAGCACTGTCGACGCTGCTGCACCTGCCGCCCACCTGTGGGCAATCGTTCCGCAGGGCGGAACGGGTGGGCACAGCCACGACGCTGACTGCCGAATCCACCCCCGTAACGGGGTCTGGGGCGGAGCCCCAGTTTCGGGAAGGGGTGGGTCCGGGGCCCCAGCCCGCCGCAGGCGCACCCCCGACCCCGTACACACCCCTGACCCTGGTCAACGCCTACGCGGACAACCTCAACCTCACACCCCCGCCCCTCCCCTGGCACACCCTCCGCACCCCCATCACAGACCTGGCAACGACCCTCGCATTCACGACAACAGCCCTAGGAAAACTGGCCGCAGACGTCCTCACCCTCACCCGCACAGAAGTAGCCGAACTCTCCGAGGGCGAAGGCGGAACCTCCTCCGCCATGCCCCACAAACAGAACCCCGTCCACGCCACCCTCATCACCTCCGCAGCCCGCCAGGCCCCCCACCTGGCAGCCACCCTCCTCACCGCACTCCTCGCAGAGGACGAACGCCCCCCAGGCGCCTGGCACGCGGAGTGGCACCCCCTCCGCACGCTCCTCCGCCTCACGGCGGGCGCAGCCGAACACGCAGCCGCCCTCACCGCCACCCTCCGCGTGGACCCCGCCCGGATGCGAGCGAACCTGGACCTCACAGGCGGCCTGATCATCAGCGAACGCCTGACGGCAACACTGGGCCGAGCCCGCACAGAAGAACTCATCGCCGAATCAACAGCCAAGAACATCCCTCTCAAGGACCTGATCCCCGACAAGACCCTCACCGATCCGGCCCAATACACAGGCGCAGCAGCCGAGTTGGTGGACAGAGCCCTGGAGCGCCAGTGA
- the pcaDC gene encoding bifunctional 3-oxoadipate enol-lactonase/4-carboxymuconolactone decarboxylase PcaDC has protein sequence MKNNLPHHTLQGPASGTPLILGPSLGTSLHVWDPQLPALTRTHRTLRWDLPGHGGSPASLLDPTHPPRVADLATLVLRLADAQGWERFSYAGISLGGAVGLRLAADHPDRIDRLAVVCSAARFGTPESWRERADLVRAKGTATMADSRPGTWFSPAFAKTQAGQRLIEDLIATDRTAYAAACEALAAFDIRAELPTIKAPTLVIAGRNDPATPPASARELADSIPHATLLEIPEAAHLANAERPEPVTAALLQHFTRTPTGETVRRAVLGDAHVDRATTTTTPFTAPFQDFITRYAWGEIWTDPTLDHRTRSCITLTALTAHGHHTELALHVRAALTNGLSRTEIGAVLLQTAVYCGVPAANSAFAVAQRVFDELDGTNNG, from the coding sequence GTGAAGAACAACCTCCCCCACCACACCCTCCAGGGCCCCGCCTCCGGCACCCCCCTGATCCTGGGCCCCTCCCTCGGCACAAGCCTCCACGTCTGGGACCCCCAACTCCCCGCCCTCACCCGAACCCACCGCACCCTCCGCTGGGACCTCCCGGGCCACGGCGGCTCCCCGGCGTCGCTCCTCGACCCCACCCACCCGCCCCGCGTAGCCGACCTGGCGACGCTCGTCCTGCGCCTGGCGGACGCCCAGGGCTGGGAGCGCTTCTCGTACGCCGGCATCTCCCTGGGCGGCGCGGTCGGTCTCCGTCTCGCGGCGGATCACCCGGACCGCATCGACCGCCTGGCGGTCGTCTGTTCCGCGGCAAGGTTCGGCACTCCGGAGTCATGGCGGGAACGCGCAGATCTGGTCCGCGCAAAGGGCACGGCCACGATGGCGGACAGCCGCCCCGGGACCTGGTTCTCCCCCGCCTTCGCGAAAACCCAAGCAGGCCAACGCCTGATCGAGGACCTGATCGCCACGGACCGCACCGCCTACGCCGCCGCCTGCGAAGCCCTCGCAGCCTTCGACATCCGCGCCGAGCTCCCCACCATCAAGGCCCCCACCCTGGTGATCGCAGGCCGCAACGACCCGGCAACGCCCCCCGCCTCGGCCCGAGAACTGGCCGACTCAATCCCCCACGCAACACTCCTCGAGATCCCAGAAGCAGCCCACCTGGCCAACGCAGAACGCCCCGAGCCGGTAACAGCAGCCCTGCTCCAGCACTTCACGCGCACACCCACCGGCGAAACAGTCCGCAGAGCAGTCCTGGGCGACGCCCACGTGGACCGCGCAACCACCACAACAACCCCCTTCACAGCCCCGTTCCAGGACTTCATCACCCGCTACGCCTGGGGCGAGATCTGGACCGACCCGACCCTCGACCACCGCACCCGCAGCTGCATCACGCTCACCGCACTGACCGCGCACGGCCACCACACCGAGCTGGCCCTGCACGTCAGGGCGGCCCTCACCAACGGTCTGTCCCGTACCGAGATCGGCGCGGTTCTCCTCCAGACGGCGGTCTACTGCGGTGTCCCGGCGGCCAATTCGGCATTCGCAGTGGCCCAACGTGTCTTCGACGAACTGGACGGAACGAACAACGGCTGA
- the ppdK gene encoding pyruvate, phosphate dikinase, with product MSENKDPHVTKFVYDFTEGNKDLKDLLGGKGANLAEMTNLGLPVPPGFTITTDACKVYLDSGDEPAELRDEVSAHLDALEKKMGKRLGQADDPLLVSVRSGAKFSMPGMMDTVLNIGLSDESVVGLAAQAGDERFAWDSYRRLIQMFGKTVLGVDGDLFEEALEEAKDAKGVVSDVDLPAGELKKLVKHFKKIVEREAGRTFPQDPREQMDLAIHAVFDSWNTDRAKLYRRQERIPGDLGTAVNVCSMVFGNLGPDSGTGVAFTRDPASGHAGVYGDYLQNAQGEDVVAGIRNTVPLAELEAIDKASYDQLMQIMKTLENHYKDLCDIEFTIERGQLWMLQTRVGKRTAGAAFRIATQLVDQGLIDEAEALQRVNGAQLAQLMFPRFDEDAKVDLIGRGIAASPGAAVGKAVFDSYTAIKWSRSGEKVILIRRETNPDDLDGMIAAEGILTSRGGKTSHAAVVARGMGKTCVCGAEEIEVDTKRRRLTAAGGVVIEEGDVVSIDGSTGKVYAGEVPVVPSPVVEYFEGRMHAGADDADELVAAVHRIMAYADRVRRLRVRANADNAEDALRARRFGAQGIGLCRTEHMFLGERRELVERLILADTDNEREVALGALLPLQKADFIELFEAMDGLPVTVRLLDPPLHEFLPDITELSVRVALAESRKDANENDLRLLQAVHKLHEQNPMLGLRGVRLGLVIPGLFAMQVRAIAEAAAERKNAKGDPRAEIMIPLVGTVQELEIVRDEADQVIAEVEAATGTRLKLTIGTMIELPRAALTAGQIAEAAQFFSFGTNDLTQTVWGFSRDDVEASFFTAYLEKGIFGVSPFETIDRDGVGALVRSACEAGRATRPDLKLGVCGEHGGDPESVHFFHEVGLDYVSCSPFRIPVARLEAGRAAAESKGSDSR from the coding sequence GTGTCGGAAAACAAAGATCCTCACGTAACGAAGTTCGTCTACGACTTCACCGAGGGCAACAAGGATTTGAAGGACCTGCTCGGCGGGAAGGGTGCGAACCTCGCCGAGATGACCAACCTCGGTCTGCCCGTCCCTCCGGGCTTCACCATCACCACCGACGCCTGCAAGGTCTACCTCGACAGCGGCGACGAACCGGCCGAGCTCCGTGACGAGGTGAGTGCGCACCTCGACGCCCTCGAGAAGAAGATGGGCAAGCGGCTCGGTCAGGCCGACGACCCGCTGCTCGTCTCCGTCCGCTCCGGGGCCAAGTTCTCCATGCCCGGGATGATGGACACCGTCCTCAACATCGGCCTCTCCGACGAGTCCGTGGTCGGGCTCGCCGCGCAGGCCGGCGACGAGCGCTTCGCGTGGGACTCCTACCGGCGGCTCATCCAGATGTTCGGCAAGACCGTGCTCGGCGTCGACGGGGACCTCTTCGAGGAGGCGCTCGAAGAGGCCAAGGACGCCAAGGGTGTCGTCAGCGACGTCGATCTTCCTGCCGGTGAGCTGAAGAAGCTCGTCAAGCACTTCAAGAAGATCGTCGAGCGCGAGGCGGGGCGGACGTTCCCGCAGGACCCGCGCGAGCAGATGGATCTTGCGATCCACGCCGTCTTCGACTCGTGGAACACCGATCGCGCCAAGCTCTACCGGCGCCAGGAGCGCATCCCGGGGGACCTCGGGACGGCCGTCAACGTGTGTTCCATGGTCTTCGGGAACCTCGGGCCCGACTCGGGGACAGGGGTTGCCTTCACCCGCGATCCCGCCTCCGGGCACGCCGGCGTCTACGGCGACTACCTGCAGAACGCGCAGGGCGAAGACGTCGTCGCCGGTATCCGCAACACCGTGCCGCTCGCCGAGCTGGAGGCCATCGACAAGGCCTCGTACGACCAGCTCATGCAGATCATGAAGACCCTTGAGAACCACTACAAGGATCTCTGCGACATCGAATTCACCATCGAGCGCGGCCAGTTGTGGATGCTGCAGACACGCGTCGGCAAGCGGACGGCGGGCGCCGCCTTCCGTATCGCCACCCAGCTCGTCGACCAGGGGCTCATCGACGAGGCCGAGGCGCTGCAGCGCGTCAACGGTGCTCAGCTCGCGCAGCTGATGTTCCCGCGCTTCGACGAGGACGCCAAGGTCGATCTGATCGGGCGCGGCATCGCCGCATCGCCCGGTGCGGCGGTCGGCAAGGCGGTCTTCGACTCGTACACCGCGATCAAGTGGTCGCGGTCCGGCGAGAAGGTCATCCTCATTCGGAGGGAGACCAATCCGGACGACCTCGACGGCATGATCGCCGCCGAAGGCATCCTGACCTCGCGCGGCGGCAAGACCTCGCACGCCGCCGTCGTCGCACGCGGCATGGGCAAGACCTGTGTCTGCGGCGCCGAGGAGATCGAGGTCGACACCAAGCGGCGGCGGCTCACCGCCGCGGGCGGGGTCGTCATCGAGGAGGGCGACGTCGTCTCGATCGACGGCTCCACGGGCAAGGTGTACGCAGGTGAGGTGCCTGTCGTTCCCTCGCCGGTCGTCGAGTACTTCGAGGGGCGCATGCACGCAGGCGCCGACGACGCCGACGAACTGGTCGCCGCCGTCCACCGGATCATGGCGTACGCGGACCGGGTGCGCCGGCTGCGCGTACGCGCCAACGCCGACAACGCCGAGGACGCGCTGCGCGCGCGGCGGTTCGGAGCGCAGGGCATCGGGCTCTGCCGTACCGAGCACATGTTCCTCGGCGAGCGGCGCGAGCTCGTCGAGCGGCTGATCCTCGCCGACACCGACAACGAGCGCGAGGTGGCACTGGGTGCCTTGCTGCCGTTGCAGAAGGCCGACTTCATCGAGCTCTTCGAGGCGATGGACGGACTGCCGGTGACCGTGCGGCTGCTCGACCCGCCGCTGCACGAATTCCTGCCCGACATCACGGAGTTGTCCGTACGGGTGGCACTTGCGGAGTCCCGCAAGGATGCGAATGAGAACGATCTGCGGTTGCTGCAGGCCGTCCACAAGCTGCATGAGCAGAACCCCATGCTGGGGCTGCGCGGTGTGCGGCTGGGGCTGGTGATTCCTGGACTGTTCGCCATGCAGGTACGAGCCATCGCGGAGGCCGCCGCCGAGCGCAAGAACGCCAAGGGCGACCCGCGTGCGGAGATCATGATTCCGCTCGTGGGGACGGTGCAGGAGCTGGAGATCGTACGGGACGAGGCCGACCAGGTCATCGCCGAGGTCGAGGCCGCTACGGGGACCCGGCTGAAGCTCACCATCGGGACGATGATCGAGCTTCCCCGGGCCGCGCTGACCGCCGGGCAGATCGCGGAGGCGGCTCAGTTCTTCTCGTTCGGGACGAACGACCTCACCCAGACCGTGTGGGGCTTCAGCCGCGACGACGTGGAGGCCTCCTTCTTCACCGCGTACCTGGAGAAGGGCATCTTCGGAGTCTCCCCGTTCGAGACGATCGACCGCGACGGCGTCGGCGCGCTGGTGCGCAGCGCCTGCGAGGCCGGGCGCGCGACGCGGCCCGACCTCAAGCTCGGCGTCTGCGGCGAGCACGGCGGCGACCCGGAGTCGGTGCACTTCTTCCACGAGGTCGGGCTCGACTACGTGTCCTGCTCGCCGTTCCGGATCCCCGTCGCCCGCCTCGAAGCGGGGCGCGCGGCCGCGGAGTCGAAGGGCAGCGACAGCCGCTGA
- the dusB gene encoding tRNA dihydrouridine synthase DusB, with product MTTLNIGPHQVQPPVVLAPMAGITNAPFRTLCREYSGGKGLFVSEMITTRALVERNEKTMHLIHFDETETPRSIQLYGVDPVTVGKAVRMIVDEDLADHIDLNFGCPVPKVTRKGGGSALPYKRPLLRAILNEAVGNAGDLPVTMKMRKGIDDDHMTYLDAGRIAVDEGVTAIALHGRTAAQHYGGTADWDAIARLKEHVPEIPVLGNGDIWSADDALRMVRETGCDGVVVGRGCLGRPWLFGDLVAAFEGREDRETPQLRQVAAAMRRHAQLLGEWIGDEKRGVVDFRKHVAWYLKGFAVGSDLRKKLAVTSSLAEMDDHLGVLDLDQPWPVGADGPRGRTSGNGRVVLPDGWLKDPYDCSGVSAEAELDTSGG from the coding sequence ATGACCACGCTCAACATCGGCCCGCACCAGGTGCAGCCGCCCGTCGTGCTTGCCCCCATGGCGGGCATCACCAATGCTCCGTTCCGTACCCTCTGCCGCGAATACAGCGGCGGGAAGGGGCTGTTCGTCAGCGAGATGATCACGACGCGGGCGCTGGTCGAACGCAACGAGAAGACCATGCATCTCATCCACTTCGACGAGACGGAGACGCCTCGGTCGATCCAGCTCTACGGAGTGGATCCCGTCACGGTGGGCAAGGCCGTGCGGATGATCGTGGACGAGGATCTCGCCGATCATATTGACCTGAACTTCGGGTGCCCCGTGCCGAAGGTGACCCGGAAGGGCGGCGGGTCGGCGCTTCCGTACAAGCGGCCCCTGCTGCGGGCGATCCTGAACGAGGCCGTCGGCAACGCGGGTGATCTGCCCGTCACGATGAAGATGCGCAAGGGCATCGACGACGACCACATGACGTATCTGGACGCCGGGCGGATCGCGGTCGACGAGGGTGTCACCGCCATCGCGCTGCACGGGCGGACCGCTGCCCAGCACTACGGGGGCACCGCGGACTGGGACGCGATCGCGCGGCTGAAGGAGCATGTGCCCGAGATCCCGGTGCTGGGGAACGGCGATATCTGGTCCGCCGACGATGCGCTGCGGATGGTGCGGGAGACCGGGTGCGACGGGGTTGTGGTCGGGCGCGGGTGCCTGGGGCGGCCTTGGCTGTTCGGGGATCTCGTGGCCGCCTTCGAGGGCCGGGAGGACCGTGAGACGCCTCAGCTGCGCCAGGTCGCCGCGGCCATGCGGCGTCACGCGCAGCTGCTCGGCGAGTGGATCGGCGACGAGAAGCGGGGTGTTGTCGACTTCCGTAAGCATGTCGCCTGGTACCTCAAGGGCTTCGCGGTCGGCTCCGACCTGCGCAAGAAGCTTGCCGTGACCTCGTCCCTGGCCGAGATGGACGACCACCTCGGGGTCCTGGACCTCGATCAGCCGTGGCCGGTGGGTGCGGACGGGCCGCGCGGGCGTACGTCGGGGAACGGGCGGGTCGTGCTGCCGGACGGGTGGCTCAAGGACCCGTACGACTGCTCGGGGGTCAGCGCGGAGGCGGAGCTCGACACGTCTGGGGGGTGA
- a CDS encoding MFS transporter, translated as MPELSHRRRMLVLAICCMSLLIVSLDNTILNVALPSMQKDLNASLAGMQWTIDAYTLVLASLLMLAGSTADRIGRRRVFKAGLVIFTIGSLLCSVAPNLESLVAFRMVQAVGGSMLNPVAMSIITNTFTEPRERARAIGVWGGVVGVSMAAGPIVGGLLVDSVGWRSIFWVNLPVGLAALFLTWRYIPESRAPKGRRPDPVGQLLVIALLGSLTYAIIEAPSAGWTSPEILAFAALAAAALIGLLVYEPRRTEPLIDLRFFRSAPFSGATVIAICAFAALGGFLFLNTLYLQDVRGLSALHAGLYMLPMAAMTLVCAPISGRIVGSRGPRISLFVAGVAMAASGLLFAAFEAETSTPLLFTGYVLFGLGFGVVNAPITNTAVSGMPRTQAGVASAVASTSRQFGQTLGVAVIGAVLASGVSASSYADSFVGASRPAWWIITGCGVAVLAIGLLTSGKWARGTALRTAERLEAPETSQAATGANA; from the coding sequence ATGCCCGAGCTCAGCCACCGTCGACGCATGCTCGTCCTTGCCATCTGCTGCATGAGCCTGCTGATCGTCAGCCTCGACAACACCATCCTCAACGTCGCGCTCCCCTCCATGCAGAAGGACCTGAACGCGAGCCTCGCGGGGATGCAGTGGACCATCGACGCGTACACCCTGGTCCTGGCCTCGCTCCTGATGCTCGCGGGCTCCACCGCCGACCGCATCGGCCGCCGCAGGGTCTTCAAGGCCGGGCTCGTCATCTTCACCATCGGCTCGCTGCTCTGCTCGGTCGCGCCCAACCTCGAATCGCTGGTCGCCTTCCGGATGGTCCAGGCGGTCGGCGGCTCGATGCTCAACCCGGTCGCGATGTCGATCATCACCAACACCTTCACGGAACCCCGTGAGCGCGCCCGCGCCATCGGCGTCTGGGGCGGTGTGGTCGGTGTCTCGATGGCCGCGGGCCCCATCGTCGGCGGTCTGCTCGTCGACTCGGTGGGCTGGCGCTCGATCTTCTGGGTCAACCTCCCCGTCGGCCTCGCGGCCCTCTTCCTCACCTGGCGCTATATCCCCGAGTCCCGCGCCCCCAAGGGCCGCCGCCCCGATCCGGTCGGCCAGCTGCTGGTCATCGCGCTGCTCGGCTCCCTCACGTACGCGATCATCGAGGCGCCCAGCGCCGGCTGGACCTCCCCGGAGATCCTGGCCTTCGCCGCGCTCGCCGCGGCCGCGCTCATCGGCCTGCTCGTCTACGAACCGCGCCGGACCGAACCCCTCATCGACCTGCGCTTCTTCCGCAGCGCACCGTTCAGCGGCGCCACGGTCATCGCGATCTGCGCCTTCGCCGCGCTCGGTGGCTTCCTCTTCCTCAACACCCTCTATCTGCAGGATGTCCGCGGCCTGTCCGCTCTCCACGCGGGCCTCTACATGCTCCCGATGGCCGCCATGACGCTGGTCTGCGCGCCGATCTCGGGACGCATCGTCGGCAGCCGCGGCCCGCGCATCTCGCTCTTCGTCGCGGGCGTCGCGATGGCGGCGAGCGGCCTGCTGTTCGCGGCCTTCGAGGCGGAGACCTCCACCCCGCTGCTCTTCACCGGGTACGTCCTCTTCGGCCTCGGCTTCGGCGTCGTCAACGCCCCCATCACCAACACCGCCGTGTCCGGCATGCCCCGCACCCAGGCGGGCGTCGCATCCGCCGTCGCATCGACCAGCCGGCAGTTCGGCCAGACGCTGGGCGTGGCCGTGATCGGGGCGGTGCTGGCCTCGGGCGTCAGCGCGTCCTCGTACGCGGACAGCTTCGTCGGGGCGAGCCGTCCGGCCTGGTGGATCATCACCGGCTGCGGTGTGGCCGTACTCGCCATAGGGCTGCTGACCAGCGGGAAGTGGGCCCGCGGAACGGCCCTCCGTACGGCGGAGAGGCTGGAGGCCCCGGAGACCTCTCAGGCCGCGACGGGCGCCAACGCGTAG
- a CDS encoding helix-turn-helix transcriptional regulator: MTTMAPETDVRRHELAAFLRSRRERITPEQVGLPRGARRRTPGLRREEVASLAAVGVTWYTWLEQAREIQVSPQVLDAIARALLLDSSERTHLFSLAGASDPAPNADCPSVTPSLRLMLEQLDPIPACVMNSRYDILAYNVTYGRLLCDMDALSPADRNCMWLAFCNEEFRSSLVDITEANRTMAAKFRASMASHLAEPAWKALLKRLETTSPEFREVWAKHEIVDQGSRVKYIRNPHVGLMHLEHTNLWLGPSSGPRLVSYVPLNADSRMRLEQLYALAPVAA; this comes from the coding sequence ATGACCACGATGGCGCCGGAGACCGATGTACGCAGGCACGAGCTGGCGGCCTTTCTGCGCAGCCGCCGCGAGCGCATCACCCCTGAGCAGGTGGGACTGCCCCGCGGCGCCCGCCGTCGCACGCCGGGGCTCCGCCGCGAGGAGGTCGCGTCTCTCGCCGCGGTCGGGGTCACCTGGTACACGTGGCTGGAGCAGGCGAGGGAGATACAGGTCTCGCCCCAGGTCCTGGACGCCATAGCCCGCGCCCTGCTTCTCGACTCGAGCGAGCGCACGCATCTCTTCTCGCTCGCCGGCGCCAGCGACCCCGCTCCGAACGCCGACTGTCCGAGCGTCACGCCGTCCCTGCGGCTCATGCTGGAACAGCTCGACCCGATACCGGCCTGTGTCATGAACAGCCGGTACGACATCCTGGCGTACAACGTCACCTACGGCCGTCTCCTCTGCGACATGGACGCGCTGAGCCCGGCGGACCGCAACTGCATGTGGCTGGCGTTCTGCAACGAGGAGTTCAGGTCCTCGCTCGTCGACATCACCGAGGCCAACCGCACGATGGCCGCCAAGTTCCGCGCCTCCATGGCCTCGCACCTCGCCGAGCCCGCCTGGAAGGCACTGCTCAAGCGGCTGGAGACGACCTCGCCGGAGTTCCGGGAGGTGTGGGCGAAGCACGAGATCGTCGACCAGGGCAGCCGCGTGAAGTACATACGCAACCCGCACGTGGGCCTGATGCACCTGGAGCACACCAACCTCTGGCTGGGCCCCTCGTCCGGACCGCGACTCGTCTCCTACGTCCCGCTCAACGCCGACTCACGGATGCGCCTGGAGCAGCTCTACGCGTTGGCGCCCGTCGCGGCCTGA